The following is a genomic window from Nitrospira sp..
TCTCGACCCGGCCTCAGTCGATATGCTCACCGATGCCCTCTCGGACTTCCCCGGCACGATCATCTTTATTTCCCATGACCCGACATTTCTGACCAGGGTCTGCACGCGCGTCATTGAAATCGAAGAGGGCAAGGCCCGCAGCTTTTCAGGCGACTATGAATATTATCTGTGGAAGAAAGCCCAGGAACTCGAATCCATCAAGGAATCGAGCGACGACTTGAAAGGCGCGGACCGCGGGAAAAACGCCGGGCCAACCAAAGCGATGGCATCGCAGACCGCGGCTAAATCTTCGTCCGGAGACCGGCGGGATTTGAACAAGACTCAGGCCCGGCTGGAAAAGCAGGTCGCGCGCGCCGAAGCCGAGATTGCCGAATGTGAAACCAAAATCAAAGCCAGAGATCTCGAACTGGCCGATCCTAAGCTCTACAAAGAGAAAGCCACCATGTGGAGCGAACTGCAGATCGAGTACGATGGGTGGAAGAAAGATCTCGTGCGACTTACCGCCCGCTGGGAAACTCTGTCTGCTGAGTTGGAAGACGTGAAACAGAAGCTGACGGCCTTCGCGTAAGACAATCAAAACCTGCGATATAAACAGCGATCTGCCGGAGGCGGAGCGAACCAGGAAGAGCGGTCCGTTTTAACTAGACGGAGGATTTGATCGTTTCTTCGAGATAGTAAAAAAGCCAGCGGTTCTTGTCTTTAGTCACCAGGTCGTCCCACACCACTCCTGTCAGAAACCCCTTTTCCCAATCCTTGACCCAAACGACTGTTCCCTCCAGCTTTTCCTGCTGGTCGGCGCCGTCTGAATCTAAAAACGCGAGAGAGACCGTCACTCGTTCATTGATGGTGAAACGATCCTTGGTCTGCAGCCCTGCGCCGATCTTGTTTACATTGTCGAGCACGGCGGTGCTGGCACGCCCACCGCTCTTTGGCGAAATGAGCGCCGAACCGACCAGCGTCGCGCGGACGAATTTCCGCCGTTCGGCGGCGATCGCCACTGCCACTGATTGCTTCGACTCTCCTCGCTTCATGGGTCTAAGTATAACCGATTAGAAAACTTTGTAAACCACCTAGAAACCTTACGGACGAGACTTCGGCCGATAGTACTGCCGTTCTTTCAAAGCATCCGGGAGGTGCGCCTGTTCGCCCTTCGCCTGCGGATCATCGTGAACGTACCGATATCCCTTCCCATATCCAATCCCCTTCATAAGCGACGTCACGGCATTCCGCAAATGCAGCGGAACTCCAAGATTGCCATGGGCTTTGGCATCCTCTTTGGCTTCCAACAGACCGACATAGGACGCATTGTCTTTCCGTGCAGATGCGAGGTAGGTCGTCCCTTGCGCGAGATTGATCTGGGCTTCGGGAAGCCCGACAAATTGAACGGCCTGCGCCACGGCATTGGCCATCAAGAGCCCCATCGGATCGGCATTGCCGATGTCTTCCGATGCAAAAATGACCATGCGGCGAGCGATGAATTTCGGGTCTTCCCCCGCTTCCAACATTCGCGCAAGCCAGTAGAGGGCTCCGTTCGGATCGGAATCGCGCAGACTTTTAATATAGGCGGAAATGACGTTGTAATGCTCTTCTCCCGCCTTGTCGTAGCGAAGCGCCTGCTTATTCAGCGCAACCGCAAGCAGCGTTTCATCGACCAGCCTGATACCGTCGGCACCCACCGGAGCCTGCGTGACGACAAACTCGGTGGCCGTCAATAACGCGCGCGCATCGCCGTTGCCGAACCCGATCAAGCGCTGCCGCGCCTCCGGCGACAGACGCGCCTTCCATTGCCCCAAACCGACTTCGGAATCGGTGAGGGCCCGGTCTAGAATCCGCCCCAGCGCGTCATCGGAGAGCGCCGTAAGCACAACCAAAATCGATCGCGACATCAACGGACCGATCACTTCAAACGAAGGATTTTCGGTCGTAGCCCCGACGAGAATCACCGTACCTCGTTCGACGTGGGGCAGGAAGGCGTCCTGTTGAGCTTTGTTAAAACGATGGATTTCATCGACGAACAACACCGTCTTCTGCTGCTGCAAGGCGAGCCGGTGCTCGGCCGCCTTGATGATCTCGCGCAATTCAGGAATCCCGCCCGTCACGGCCGAAAACGCCACAAAATGGGCTTTCGTATGCCGGGCGATAAGGTGGGCCAGCGTGGTCTTGCCCGATCCAGGCGGCCCCCAGAAAATCACCGAGGACAGGCGATCGGATTCGATGGCTTTTCGCAACGGCCGATCCTGCCCGACGATCTCATCCTGCCCGACAAAATCAGCGAACTCCCGCGGGCGCATCCGCTCCGCCAGCGGCGCCTCAGCCTTCTTCCCTGTCTGGGGGGCAGCAAATAAATCAGGCCCTGGATCGCGCGGGGTTGCCATCAATCGTTCCTCAGGATGAGCGGATTGTATACACCGCTGTATCTGAGCGCAAACGTTCTTGACCGAGAGACACCGCCGATGCTACGAACAGCGTCACCCGATGGAGAATCCGCATGCAGGCAACAATCAACGGCATCACGCTGGCCTACAATGATACAGGACGCGGTCTTCCCATCGTATTCCTGCATGCCTTTCCATTGAACCGCACCATGTGGGCCGTGCAGGAATCCGCCCTTTCATCGCAGTTTCGCGTGATCGCCATCGATCTGCGTGGGCACGGCGAGTCCGATGCGCCGTTATGGCATTACAGTCTCGACCAGTCGGCAGACGACGTGCGCGCGTTGCTGGATCATCTCTCGATCCAACAAGCCCTCTTCGTCGGCCTCTCGATGGGCGGATACATCCTACTGGCGTTCTATCGAAAGCATGCCGACCGGGTGAAGGGAATGGTGCTGGCCGACACGAGAGCGCAGGCAGATACCGCCGAAGGCAAAGCGGGGCGATTCCAGATGGCGCAAATCGCCTACAAACAGGGACCTTCTGCTATTGCCGATATCATGATCCCCAAGCTGCTGAGCCCCGCAACGATTCAGACAAAGCCGGAGATCGTTCAGCAAGTCCGAACGATGATTGAGAGGAACCAGATCAGTGGAATTGCCGGAGATTTGATGGCGATGGCGGAGCGCCCCGATTCAGTGCCGTTCTTGAAACAGATTGGCTGCCCCACCCAGATTATCGTCGGCGAACTAGACCAAGCCACACCGCCTGCCGACGCGAAACTGATGGCCAATCAGATCCCTCATGCGCGGCTAGCCCTCATTCCCAACGCTGCCCACCTGGCTAATCTAGAAGAACCCGAAGCGTTTACAAAGATTGTTGCAGAGTTTGCCGGTGAACTCGCTTAATCCGACGCGCCGACCCCGCCGCGCCTGATCAGCTTCAAAAACTCCAGCCTGGTTTGCGGCTGCGTCCGAAACGCGCCGAGCATCGAGCTGCTGACCGCGACGGTATTCTGCTTTTCCACACCCCGCATCATCATGCAAAGATGACGGGCTTCAACGACCACACCAACGCCATGCGCGTTCAGTTTGGTCTTGAGGGTCTCCGCGATCTGCACGGTGAGCCGTTCTTGCACTTGGAGCCGGCGCGCGAAAGTATCGACGATGCGAGGAATCTTGCTCAGTCCGACGACTTTCTTGTTCGGCAAATACCCCACATGCACCTTGCCGAAGAACGGCAGCATGTGGTGCTCGCACATGCTGTAGAAATCGATGTCTTTGACGATGACCATTTCATCGTACTCAATCGGGAAAAGTGCTCCGTTCAAGAGCTGGTCGATGTCGCGGTGATACCCCTGGGTCATAAACGCGAGGGCCTTGGCCACTCGCTCCGGCGTCTTGAGCAATCCATTGCGGCCCGGGTTCTCCCCAAGCGCCAGCAATTGCTCCGTGACGAGGGCCTGCAATACGCCGAGATCTGCAGGCCGTCCAGTCCCACTCACATCTTCTACCGGCTTCCGCCGTCGGCTCGCTGCTCGCTTCGCCATAGTGTCTCCCTAGGATCTCGCCAAAACCGAGGCCGATCCCGTATATTCAAAATAGTTGTCTCTCGTCTCGATGACCGCGACTTTCTTGAGTTGCCCTTCCGGGACCTGCGCGACAAGCAAATCCCATATCAACAGCACCAAGTTTTCACCTGTCGTCGTTCGCGCAGCAAACTCAGGGTCCTGATTCAAATCCTGGTGATCGAATCGACTCACAATCCGCTCCGTGACAACTCGATCAAGCGCGTCGAGATCCATAGTCCGCTCAACCTGAGCGGCACCGGGACTCCCAATTGTCACGAGCACGACATAATTATGGCCATGCCCATTGGAATTATTGCATTTGCCGAAGACCATCCGGTTTTTTTCAACCGATAAATGGTCGGTATGCAGCCGATGAGCGGCGCAGAATCGATACCGTCTGGTGATACTGCCTTGTCCCATGCCATCCACGCTGCACTCGGTGAAAAAGCGAAGCCAGGATTACCCTCACGGGCAACCCTGGCTTCGTACTATCTGAACACTGTAGGCAGAGTACGCGTCCTCTTCCTTCCGGTCGATCCGCTTAGGCGCTGAAAGAGCTGCCGCAGCCGCACGTCGTCTTGGCTTGCGGATTCTTGATCGAGAATCCAGAGCCCTGAACACTGTCGACATAATCGACTTCGGCGCCCTGCAAGAGAGGGGCACTCTGGGAATCCATAATGACCTTCACATCGCCCTTTTCAATGACGGTGTCGTCTTCGGCCATCTTGGACTCGAACGCCATGCCGTATTGATAGCCATGGCATCCGCCACCGCGAACATAGACGCGAAGACCGACCACGTCTTTTTCTTCCGCCATCAGCTCTCGAATTTTCTGTTCTGCAACTGCTGAAATGGTAACCATTGTATTCCTCCTGTATCTCCAGATTCGCAACCAGCGATCCGGGTTGGCTTAGTGTAACACCTCTCTACCGAATATCAACTCCCTGGGAATCCGATTGTGCCTCCGGTGAAGCGGAAAACTTGGGATCCGCGAACTTGGATTCCGGAACCCGCACCACCACATCGCCTAACACTCTCGCCTGGCAGCCCAATCGATGCCAAGGCTGGCTCAAGTCTTCCCGATCCAGCAAATCCTGCTCATCGAAATCGATTTCGGACAAATGCTCGCTGCCGGACTGCACTTCGACCCGGCAGGTCGTGCAAGAGGCATTGCCACCGCAATCGTGATTGAGCGAGAAACCCAGCTCCTTGGCGGCATCCAGCAAAGTGAGGTTCCTCGTCACCGAGCCGCTTTTCCCCTGAGGATGCAAGAACGTCACTCTCGGCACGGCATCTCCTCAGGAATGGGCGCCCACGGCGGCCGGCTTGAACGGGCATCGCTGCAGCCGAAGATGCTCTTCATACTCTTGTCGGAAGAGCTTCACGCTGCTCTGCACGAGCACCGCGGCGCCGGTCACCAACGTACAGTACCCCGTTCCCTTCACAAAGCCACAGAGCTGCAAGAGACTGTCCATGTCCTTTTGCGTGCCCTGTCCCTCTTCAATCTTCGCCATGAGCGTCGCCAGATTATTCGTTCCCATCCGGCAGGGCGGACATTGTCCGCAACTCTCGCCCTTAAAGAAGTTGGAATATTTCAGCGTCGCGGCAACCATGCAGGTCGCATCATCAATCACAATCGTTCCCGCGCTGCCTAATCCCGTTCCAGCCTTCTTGAGCGAATCGAAATCCATCTGCAAATCCAGCTGATCGGCCGTGACCATCGAGAACGCCGGCCCGCCAGGAAACACCGCCTTGATCTGCCGACCGCCCGCGACGCCGCCGCCGCATTTCTCGATCAACTCACGGATGGTCACGCCCATTGGCATTTCATAAACTCCGGGACGATTCACTGAACCGCTCAGCGAAAACATCATCGTGCCGGGACATTTCTCCGTACCGACTTGCGTAAACCAGGCCGCGCCCTTGTACAAAATTCTCGGGATATTGCAGAGAGTCTCCACATTATTGACCAGCGTCGGCTTCCCGTAGAGACCAAAATCCGTCGGGTAAAACGGCGGCTTCTGCCGAGGCATCGCCGGACGGCCCTGCATCGACTCCAGCATCGCCGTCTCTTCGCCTGCCACGTAGCTTCCATAGCCGTCGAAGACCTGCAGCTCGATATCGTAGCCCTTTCCAAGCACGTTTTTCCCGACAAACCCTCGCGCCTGAGCCTGGGCGAGCGCTTTTTTCAGATTCTCCCGCTCTTCTTCATACTCATGATTCACATAAATGAACGCCGCTTTCGCCTGAACGGTATGCGCGGCAATCAAACAACCTTCGATCAACTGATGCGGAAGCGTTTTGAGCAAATACCGATCTTTGAACGTGCCCGGCTCATGCTCGCCCGCATTGCAGACGAAGTAGTGTTCTTTCACACGGTGATTCAATACCTTGTCCCATTTAACCCCGGTCGGGAATCCGGCGCCGCCACGCCCTCGCAACCCGGCCTTCTTCAATTCAGCCACGACATCGTCGGCTTTTAAGCCGTCGATGCACCGCTTCCACGCCTCGTAGCCCCCCACCTTGAGATAGCCTTCAATCTCCCAGGGAGCCCCTTCAAGCTTCTGGACTAGACGGGGGTCAGTCGCAATGGGCATAGACATTCCTTCGAAAAAATCCGCGAGTTTAGAATCCGTACTATACGGCTGACCACGCGCCGCCGTCAAGGCAACTCATGGGGAATAGGCCTGAATCTCAAACAGTTAGGACAAGGGCCCTATGGCGATATAGGCCTGAGGAACCAGGCCGCCGGCAGGGGAAAAGCCTGTTCGCCGTCAAGAAGTTTCCTGCCGGCGAACAGACGATCAGAGACTCTACTTGAAGTGACTCCCCGCCCCCATGAAGAACAACATGGGAATCGAGAGCAGCACGTTGACACGGGACGCATAGAGCGCGGTCTTTCCCCAGCCCGCCATCTCGGCCGGCGCCGGAGTCCCTTGCGCCGCTGCCGTCACCGCCGCAATGATCTTCTTCTGATTGGGCCAGATGATCGCATGGACATTAACCATCATAATGATGCCCAACAACCCGCCGATGCCCAACGCCATCGCTCCAGTCCCGCCCTTGGCATACAGATAAAAATACAGCCCAATCCCCGCCAGCACCGTCACCGTCGCGCCATGGCGAAACCAGTTGAGCGCTAACGGCATCAGCTTCGGAATCACGATGTTTTTCGTGGGCCCATCCAGGCTTTTTAGAAACGCGGCGTTGACCAGATTAAAGAAATACAGCAACCCGATCCACGTGATGCCTGCAAGGAAATGCACCCAACGCATGACCATGCCAACCCAATCGACCTCACTGGCGCCGATTCCCGACATGCCGAGAAACAGCCCTATCAACACAACGGCCAGCGCGAATCCCGCGCCAATCGTTTGCATCGGATCTTCAAGAAATTTCATCGCGTCCTCCCCTCACACGGTTTATTGTCCGGCCGCACACTGCCCTGCAGCCCACTCAAAATTGCCACGCCACCGGCACGATACCGGCGCACTGACACTATGCCATCAATCGATCGACATTCGCGCACAACTCCCGAACGGCCGTTGCGGACGCATCCAGCGCCGCCCGCTCGTCCGCCGTCAAATCGTACTCGACAATCTGCTCGGCTCCGCCGCGGCCCAATTTCACCGGCACCCCGACAATGACATTCTTCAACCCATATTCGCCTTCACACAGCACCGCGGAGGGAAGCACGCGCTTCTGATCCTGCATCATGGCATCGACCATATCGACGGCCGACGCCGACGGCGCGTAGAACGCGCTGCCGGTTTTCAGCAGTCCCACGATCTCAGCCCCTCCCTCACGCGTGCGCTTCACAATCGCATCGAGCCGGTCCTTGGCGATCAGCTCCGACACCGGCTTCCCCTTGACCGTCGTGTGGCGAGGCAGCGGCACCATTGTATCGCCATGGCCGCCCAACACCATTGCTTCGACATCCGGCCCCGGCACATTCAATTCGCTCGCAATAAACGCACGCATGCGCGCCGAATCGAGCACGCCCGCCATGCCGATGACCCGCGACTTGGGAAACTTGCTGACCTTCAACGCCACATGCACCATGGCGTCCAGCGGGTTGGTCACGAGCAAAAGGATCACCTCGGGCGAACGGGCAACCAGCTCCTTCACCACCGATTGCACGATCTTGGCATTCGTCGCCAGCAATTCGTCCCGGCTCATACCCGGCTTTCGCGCGATTCCCGACGTGATGACCGCCACCGACGATCCAGCCGTTTCCTCATATCCATTGGTCCCGACCACGCGGGTGCTATAACCACACACCGGCCCGGCCTGCGCCATGTCGAGCGCCTTTCCCTGCGGAACGCCTTCGACAATATCGACCAGCACCACATCGTACCGGTCCCGCTCGGCTAACCGTTGCGCCGCCGTCCCACCCACATTGCCCGCGCCTACCACCGTAATCTTCGGTCGCTTCATCATCACACCTCAGCTTCTAAGTCTTGTCCGCTTCTCTCCCTACTCTCTATTCCCTTGAGGGGTTCAGCGCATCCTTCACTGCGCGCATGCACCGAGCGCCGCCCGCAACAGCTCTTCCATCAATCAATCTCGCGCGCGGGGCGCGAGCACAAAGGATGCGCTGAACCCCTCAATGCCCGCCCTCGTGCTCCGTCCAACCCGCCACCTTGAAATTGATCGTGCAGACGAAATTATCGCCGTCGTAGAAATTGACCTTGATCTTCTTCTTGCCGTAGGTCGCAGCCAAAAAGGTTTCTGGATTATCCACCAACGCCTGATAGCCGCCTGCCGGATATTCCCCAAGGTCGTGGAACACCACGATCATGCCGACTTTCACCTCTTGCAGTACCTTGGCCCAACAACGTGGATAGACTTCCCAGAACTTGGCCTCAATCATATCCTTCGTCGGCTCCGGACGGTCTTCGCCTGGATTCACCGGCTGGGCAAACTTCGCCAGCCGGCGCACATAGGGGTACTGGTGTCCGGTAAATAATTTATAGAGCCAGGGCGGCACCACTGGCCGTGCAGATGTATCGGACATAACGTTACGTCGTCAATCGTTGATAAATTCGTGGCAACCGGGCCGGCAACGACTCCACCCGGTCGATCACGGCAAACCGCACATCGCCATACATGCGCCGAAGATACGCATCGGCCTCCCGGTCGATCGTGACACAGAAGGGATTGATCCCGGCCTGCCGGGCCTCGCGCAGCGCGACCTTCGTGTCTTCGAGCGAATAGTCATCTTTATAGTCCCCATCGAGCGGACGTCCGTCGCTGACCAATACGAGCAGTTTCGTCCTGGCCTCGCAGGCCTGCAATTTCGCTGTCGCGTGACGAATCGCCGCGCCGTCGCGATTTTGCTGCCGCGGGACCAAGCCGCCAAGCCGGTGCGCCGTGGCGCGCCCCAAGGGCTCGTTGAATTCCTTGACCACCGAGAACTCGACCTGCGCCCGGCCCTGTCCGGAGTAGGCATACACTCCGTACTGATCGCCGACCGCCTCCAATGCCTCGCACAGAAGTACCAGACTTTCCTTCTCGATGTCGATCACCCGCCGCCCGCTTTCCAGTTGCCGGCTGGTCGATCCGCTCACATCCACCAAAAAGGCCACCGCGACATCCCGCTCTTTTTTCTCATGCCGGATATAGATGCGATCACTGCCTTCCATGCCCGCCTGCTGTTCCGCCACTCGGCGGACCAGCGCGTCGATATCCAACTCCTCGCCATCGGCCTGCGCCGCCGTGCGCCGGAATGCCGGCGGACGAAGGCTTTCAAAGAACCGGCGCAGCGCGGTCACTGCGCTCCGATGGGTCGTCAGCGCCGCCTCAACCGCTTCATCCGACCCGGACTCGGCCAATTGCTCGACGACCTGGCACCACTGGACACGATAGTCCTGAATCGTTACATCCCATTCCGGATACCGAACCCGCTTCGCGCCCAGTCCACCGGTCTCCGCCAATAGCTGTTCTTCCACCGGCAAGGCCAGCAACTCATCGACGACGGCAGGCAACGCACGGCCACCGCCCATCACGTCGCTCATCGTCTCGTGCCGCTCACCGCCTGAACTGTTCCGATCGCCGCCCTGCTCTTTGGAACCGCCGCTGCCGCTGCGCTTTCCCGCGGCCTGCTGTTCGGCCGCTTCATGGCCCGGGGCTTGATCTCGCGAAATAAACTCGGGATTCATCTCTCCCCGGTACACCCAATTGGTCATGGGGCGGTAAGGATCGCCGGTTTCTTCCAACCCCGTCGGCCCGACGCCTATCTCCTCCGGATTGTCCTGAACCGGGTCGCCCTGGATCATCTCGGCTTTGG
Proteins encoded in this region:
- a CDS encoding 6-pyruvoyl tetrahydrobiopterin synthase (MaGe:77309757) translates to MGQGSITRRYRFCAAHRLHTDHLSVEKNRMVFGKCNNSNGHGHNYVVLVTIGSPGAAQVERTMDLDALDRVVTERIVSRFDHQDLNQDPEFAARTTTGENLVLLIWDLLVAQVPEGQLKKVAVIETRDNYFEYTGSASVLARS
- a CDS encoding hypothetical protein (Evidence 5 : Unknown function; MaGe:77309756), which gives rise to MRLRPKRAEHRAADRDGILLFHTPHHHAKMTGFNDHTNAMRVQFGLEGLRDLHGEPFLHLEPARESIDDARNLAQSDDFLVRQIPHMHLAEERQHVVLAHAVEIDVFDDDHFIVLNREKCSVQELVDVAVIPLGHKREGLGHSLRRLEQSIAARVLPKRQQLLRDEGLQYAEICRPSSPTHIFYRLPPSARCSLRHSVSLGSRQNRGRSRIFKIVVSRLDDRDFLELPFRDLRDKQIPYQQHQVFTCRRSRSKLRVLIQILVIESTHNPLRDNSIKRVEIHSPLNLSGTGTPNCHEHDIIMAMPIGIIAFAEDHPVFFNR
- a CDS encoding Putative 3-oxoadipate enol-lactonase (Evidence 3 : Putative function from multiple computational evidences; MaGe:77309754) is translated as MQATINGITLAYNDTGRGLPIVFLHAFPLNRTMWAVQESALSSQFRVIAIDLRGHGESDAPLWHYSLDQSADDVRALLDHLSIQQALFVGLSMGGYILLAFYRKHADRVKGMVLADTRAQADTAEGKAGRFQMAQIAYKQGPSAIADIMIPKLLSPATIQTKPEIVQQVRTMIERNQISGIAGDLMAMAERPDSVPFLKQIGCPTQIIVGELDQATPPADAKLMANQIPHARLALIPNAAHLANLEEPEAFTKIVAEFAGELA
- a CDS encoding Malate dehydrogenase (MaGe:77309762), which gives rise to MKRPKITVVGAGNVGGTAAQRLAERDRYDVVLVDIVEGVPQGKALDMAQAGPVCGYSTRVVGTNGYEETAGSSVAVITSGIARKPGMSRDELLATNAKIVQSVVKELVARSPEVILLLVTNPLDAMVHVALKVSKFPKSRVIGMAGVLDSARMRAFIASELNVPGPDVEAMVLGGHGDTMVPLPRHTTVKGKPVSELIAKDRLDAIVKRTREGGAEIVGLLKTGSAFYAPSASAVDMVDAMMQDQKRVLPSAVLCEGEYGLKNVIVGVPVKLGRGGAEQIVEYDLTADERAALDASATAVRELCANVDRLMA
- a CDS encoding Ferredoxin, 2Fe-2S (MaGe:77309759) encodes the protein MPRVTFLHPQGKSGSVTRNLTLLDAAKELGFSLNHDCGGNASCTTCRVEVQSGSEHLSEIDFDEQDLLDREDLSQPWHRLGCQARVLGDVVVRVPESKFADPKFSASPEAQSDSQGVDIR
- a CDS encoding UrateoxN domain-containing protein (MaGe:77309761), translating into MKFLEDPMQTIGAGFALAVVLIGLFLGMSGIGASEVDWVGMVMRWVHFLAGITWIGLLYFFNLVNAAFLKSLDGPTKNIVIPKLMPLALNWFRHGATVTVLAGIGLYFYLYAKGGTGAMALGIGGLLGIIMMVNVHAIIWPNQKKIIAAVTAAAQGTPAPAEMAGWGKTALYASRVNVLLSIPMLFFMGAGSHFK
- a CDS encoding NADH-quinone oxidoreductase subunit F 2 (MaGe:77309760), with product MPIATDPRLVQKLEGAPWEIEGYLKVGGYEAWKRCIDGLKADDVVAELKKAGLRGRGGAGFPTGVKWDKVLNHRVKEHYFVCNAGEHEPGTFKDRYLLKTLPHQLIEGCLIAAHTVQAKAAFIYVNHEYEEERENLKKALAQAQARGFVGKNVLGKGYDIELQVFDGYGSYVAGEETAMLESMQGRPAMPRQKPPFYPTDFGLYGKPTLVNNVETLCNIPRILYKGAAWFTQVGTEKCPGTMMFSLSGSVNRPGVYEMPMGVTIRELIEKCGGGVAGGRQIKAVFPGGPAFSMVTADQLDLQMDFDSLKKAGTGLGSAGTIVIDDATCMVAATLKYSNFFKGESCGQCPPCRMGTNNLATLMAKIEEGQGTQKDMDSLLQLCGFVKGTGYCTLVTGAAVLVQSSVKLFRQEYEEHLRLQRCPFKPAAVGAHS
- a CDS encoding GTP cyclohydrolase 1 (MaGe:77309755) — protein: MAKRAASRRRKPVEDVSGTGRPADLGVLQALVTEQLLALGENPGRNGLLKTPERVAKALAFMTQGYHRDIDQLLNGALFPIEYDEMVIVKDIDFYSMCEHHMLPFFGKVHVGYLPNKKVVGLSKIPRIVDTFARRLQVQERLTVQIAETLKTKLNAHGVGVVVEARHLCMMMRGVEKQNTVAVSSSMLGAFRTQPQTRLEFLKLIRRGGVGASD
- a CDS encoding PilZ domain-containing protein (MaGe:77309752), which produces MKRGESKQSVAVAIAAERRKFVRATLVGSALISPKSGGRASTAVLDNVNKIGAGLQTKDRFTINERVTVSLAFLDSDGADQQEKLEGTVVWVKDWEKGFLTGVVWDDLVTKDKNRWLFYYLEETIKSSV
- a CDS encoding hypothetical protein (Evidence 4 : Unknown function but conserved in other organisms; MaGe:77309763) gives rise to the protein MSDTSARPVVPPWLYKLFTGHQYPYVRRLAKFAQPVNPGEDRPEPTKDMIEAKFWEVYPRCWAKVLQEVKVGMIVVFHDLGEYPAGGYQALVDNPETFLAATYGKKKIKVNFYDGDNFVCTINFKVAGWTEHEGGH
- a CDS encoding Replication-associated recombination protein A (MaGe:77309753), which produces MATPRDPGPDLFAAPQTGKKAEAPLAERMRPREFADFVGQDEIVGQDRPLRKAIESDRLSSVIFWGPPGSGKTTLAHLIARHTKAHFVAFSAVTGGIPELREIIKAAEHRLALQQQKTVLFVDEIHRFNKAQQDAFLPHVERGTVILVGATTENPSFEVIGPLMSRSILVVLTALSDDALGRILDRALTDSEVGLGQWKARLSPEARQRLIGFGNGDARALLTATEFVVTQAPVGADGIRLVDETLLAVALNKQALRYDKAGEEHYNVISAYIKSLRDSDPNGALYWLARMLEAGEDPKFIARRMVIFASEDIGNADPMGLLMANAVAQAVQFVGLPEAQINLAQGTTYLASARKDNASYVGLLEAKEDAKAHGNLGVPLHLRNAVTSLMKGIGYGKGYRYVHDDPQAKGEQAHLPDALKERQYYRPKSRP
- a CDS encoding Iron-sulfur cluster assembly accessory protein (MaGe:77309758) — its product is MVTISAVAEQKIRELMAEEKDVVGLRVYVRGGGCHGYQYGMAFESKMAEDDTVIEKGDVKVIMDSQSAPLLQGAEVDYVDSVQGSGFSIKNPQAKTTCGCGSSFSA